The Synechocystis sp. PCC 7509 genome includes a window with the following:
- a CDS encoding CheR family methyltransferase produces MKKALTNSSVDLEKIEIDLLLEGIFRYYGFDFRNYAPASLKRRIWNVIHAEKLTTVSGLQEKILRDRTCLERFVLTLSINVTSMFRDPNFYLALRTNVIPLLRTYPFIRIWHAGCSTGEEVYSMAILLQEENLYHRCRLYATDINEGVIKKAKAGIFPLKFMQEYTQNYQLAGGKQSFSEYYTAAYDNAIFRASLKENIVFSQHNLVTDSSFNEFHVILCRNVLIYFNAALQQQVYQLFHNSLAMFGVLGLGKPESLKFTPYEQHYQQLSHEKLYRRVS; encoded by the coding sequence ATGAAAAAAGCGTTAACTAATAGCAGTGTAGATTTAGAGAAGATCGAAATTGACCTGCTATTAGAAGGTATATTTCGTTACTACGGCTTTGATTTTAGAAATTATGCCCCAGCTTCGTTAAAACGCCGCATTTGGAACGTTATTCATGCAGAAAAACTGACTACTGTTTCAGGATTGCAAGAAAAAATTTTACGCGATCGCACTTGTTTAGAAAGATTTGTCTTAACTCTTTCTATTAATGTTACTTCCATGTTCCGCGATCCTAACTTTTATTTGGCTCTAAGAACTAACGTTATCCCGCTTCTTCGCACCTATCCTTTTATCCGAATTTGGCACGCTGGATGCTCTACGGGAGAGGAGGTTTACTCAATGGCGATTTTATTACAAGAAGAAAACCTTTATCATCGCTGTCGGCTTTACGCTACAGATATCAATGAAGGAGTAATCAAAAAAGCTAAAGCCGGAATTTTCCCTTTAAAGTTCATGCAGGAATACACGCAAAACTATCAGCTTGCTGGGGGTAAACAGTCTTTTTCCGAATATTACACCGCCGCCTACGATAACGCTATTTTTCGCGCCTCTTTAAAGGAAAACATTGTATTTTCTCAGCACAACCTAGTTACAGATAGCTCTTTTAATGAATTTCACGTAATTTTGTGCCGCAACGTCTTAATTTATTTCAACGCCGCACTGCAACAACAGGTTTATCAACTTTTTCACAATAGCTTGGCAATGTTTGGAGTTTTGGGATTGGGAAAGCCGGAATCGCTTAAATTTACTCCTTACGAGCAACACTATCAGCAATTGAGTCATGAGAAACTGTACCGGAGAGTTAGTTAA
- a CDS encoding PAS domain S-box protein — MSTHQPIDLIPLERIINRSPLTVTAKMLVMDAITLLNEAQADCVLVVENQQLVGIFTAQDVVRLVATGKDLASLKMFEVMTKQIITLTPSHSQNAIAEEALKESKQQYVTLAQASPVGIFRTDLEGHCLYVNERWCQITGLSQIEARKDGWEQALHPGDRQRVFEEWDQSAQQNLPFKSEYRFQRADGIITWVFGQAVKERGIDDELIGYVGTITDISEVKRAEEALRQYELIVSAMPDGVALVNRDYTFRLINQTYLSLHEKGYNDIIGHTLGELLGEDTFTHPIKPFLDRSLAGETIRYEAWFNYAKAGRRFVGVTYAPYVDTDGTISGVVINTRDLTELKHAEQKIVEQAMLLDIATNAIFVRGLDSQILFWNNGATSIYGWSAQEAIGKNATELLYQKPTPKLMHEALKTVVDTGSWQGELAKIDKFGKAIVVSSRWTLVRDEEGKPKSILTVDTDITEQKKLAAQFLRAQRLESIGTLAGGIAHDLNNVLAPILMSVQLLQLKYPKDQDRQLLNLVENNVKRGAALVKQVLSFARGIEGEASGTGEALRTIVQLKHLILEIANIIKETFPKSIELSLNIASDLKTVSADATQLHQVLMNLVVNARDAMPNGGSLSISAANVECDQINAQTSIEAKVGSYVVITVADTGTGIAPEIIERIFDPFFTTKEVGKGTGLGLSTTLGIIKSHDGFLEVCSEVGKNSRFKVYLPTGKSIATPRIETPKPLSGNGELILVVDDEAAICEIAQVALESYNYRVLTANNGIEALTLYAQNKNEINVVLLDMMMPKMDGLTTIHTLQRMNPSILFIATSGLTSSDRINLAIGKGAKAFLPKPYTAQELLKTLQETLER; from the coding sequence ATGTCTACCCATCAGCCGATTGATTTAATTCCTCTAGAGCGGATTATAAATCGTTCTCCCTTAACGGTTACGGCAAAGATGCTAGTAATGGATGCGATCACCCTACTAAATGAAGCGCAAGCTGACTGTGTTTTGGTAGTCGAAAATCAGCAATTAGTAGGAATATTTACAGCGCAGGATGTAGTTAGGCTCGTCGCCACTGGAAAAGATTTAGCTAGTCTGAAAATGTTTGAGGTGATGACAAAACAAATTATTACCCTAACGCCCTCACATTCTCAAAATGCGATCGCCGAAGAAGCCCTAAAAGAGAGCAAACAACAGTATGTCACTCTTGCCCAAGCTTCACCTGTTGGCATCTTTCGTACTGATTTAGAAGGACATTGTTTGTATGTCAACGAACGATGGTGTCAAATTACCGGATTATCGCAAATAGAGGCACGCAAAGACGGTTGGGAGCAAGCATTACATCCCGGCGATCGCCAACGAGTTTTTGAGGAATGGGATCAAAGCGCCCAACAAAATTTACCCTTTAAATCTGAATATCGGTTTCAGCGTGCCGATGGAATCATAACTTGGGTATTTGGTCAAGCCGTAAAAGAACGGGGAATTGATGATGAATTAATCGGCTATGTGGGGACAATTACAGATATTAGCGAAGTCAAACGAGCCGAAGAAGCCCTGCGACAGTACGAACTGATTGTTTCGGCAATGCCCGATGGAGTTGCCCTAGTCAATCGTGACTATACTTTTCGGCTTATTAACCAAACCTATTTATCGCTTCATGAAAAAGGCTACAACGATATTATTGGGCATACCCTCGGCGAGTTACTTGGCGAAGATACCTTTACGCACCCTATAAAACCGTTTCTGGATCGAAGCCTTGCCGGGGAAACTATTCGCTACGAAGCTTGGTTTAACTACGCAAAAGCTGGTCGCCGATTTGTAGGCGTTACCTATGCACCCTATGTTGACACAGATGGCACTATTTCAGGAGTTGTAATTAATACCCGCGACCTGACGGAACTTAAGCACGCAGAGCAGAAAATTGTTGAACAAGCTATGTTGCTGGATATCGCCACCAATGCGATTTTTGTGCGCGGTTTGGATAGTCAAATATTATTTTGGAATAACGGCGCTACAAGTATTTATGGCTGGTCAGCACAGGAAGCTATAGGCAAAAATGCCACAGAACTCCTCTATCAAAAACCTACACCTAAATTAATGCACGAAGCTTTAAAAACAGTAGTTGATACTGGTTCTTGGCAGGGTGAATTAGCCAAAATCGATAAATTTGGTAAAGCAATTGTTGTCTCTAGCCGTTGGACGCTGGTACGTGACGAGGAAGGAAAGCCGAAATCAATTCTCACGGTTGATACAGACATTACAGAACAAAAAAAACTAGCTGCCCAATTTCTCCGCGCCCAGCGATTAGAAAGTATTGGCACTCTTGCAGGGGGAATTGCTCACGACTTAAACAATGTTTTAGCACCGATTCTAATGTCCGTTCAACTTTTGCAACTCAAATATCCCAAAGACCAAGATCGACAATTGCTAAACTTGGTAGAAAATAATGTTAAACGTGGTGCAGCTTTGGTTAAGCAAGTGCTTTCCTTTGCGCGGGGAATTGAAGGCGAAGCCTCCGGCACGGGCGAAGCCCTACGCACCATTGTGCAACTCAAACACTTAATATTAGAAATTGCCAACATTATCAAAGAAACATTTCCCAAATCTATTGAACTTTCTCTAAATATTGCCTCCGACTTAAAAACAGTTTCGGCGGATGCTACCCAACTACATCAGGTGTTGATGAATTTAGTGGTCAATGCTCGTGATGCTATGCCCAATGGGGGCAGTTTAAGTATTAGTGCAGCAAACGTGGAATGCGATCAAATCAATGCTCAGACAAGCATTGAGGCAAAAGTTGGCTCTTATGTTGTAATTACCGTTGCCGATACGGGAACGGGTATTGCCCCGGAAATTATTGAGCGAATTTTCGATCCCTTTTTTACGACTAAAGAAGTTGGCAAAGGTACGGGGTTAGGTTTATCCACTACCCTTGGCATCATTAAAAGTCACGATGGTTTTTTAGAAGTTTGCAGTGAGGTCGGTAAAAACAGCCGATTTAAAGTATATTTACCCACCGGCAAATCTATAGCAACCCCACGGATAGAAACCCCAAAACCACTAAGCGGAAATGGTGAATTAATTTTGGTGGTGGATGATGAAGCTGCAATTTGTGAAATTGCTCAAGTAGCTTTGGAAAGTTATAACTACAGAGTATTAACTGCTAATAATGGCATTGAGGCACTAACTTTGTATGCCCAAAACAAAAATGAAATCAATGTAGTGCTGCTTGATATGATGATGCCTAAGATGGATGGTTTGACTACGATTCATACACTGCAAAGAATGAACCCTTCTATTTTGTTTATTGCTACAAGCGGACTTACCTCCAGCGATCGCATTAATCTAGCTATAGGTAAGGGTGCTAAAGCATTTTTGCCCAAGCCTTACACAGCGCAGGAATTATTAAAAACCTTACAGGAGACACTTGAGCGATAA
- a CDS encoding Uma2 family endonuclease, whose amino-acid sequence MSVTVPIQAIELTPGSHISIHNLSWQDFETILDNLGENRNTRVAYYQGTLDIMSPLAIHERPHRIIADIVKAILDSQGRDWEDFGSTTFKRPVIAGVEPDTCFYIQNASRVKGCTNMNLSIYPPPDLAIEADVTSITTLNAYIAIAVPEVWIYKDRQLTINILNDNSYIPSSNSLVFPDLPVTQLIPQLVIKAIDEGTSRMLRELKAEIREGS is encoded by the coding sequence ATGAGCGTAACTGTTCCTATCCAAGCTATCGAACTTACTCCCGGTAGCCACATTAGCATCCATAACTTGTCTTGGCAGGATTTTGAAACTATCTTGGACAATTTGGGGGAAAATCGTAATACTCGCGTGGCTTACTACCAGGGAACTTTAGATATTATGTCTCCCTTAGCAATTCACGAAAGACCTCATCGCATTATTGCTGATATTGTTAAAGCAATTTTAGATTCTCAAGGACGCGACTGGGAGGATTTCGGATCGACTACCTTCAAACGTCCAGTAATTGCAGGAGTTGAACCCGATACTTGTTTTTACATCCAAAATGCTAGTCGCGTCAAAGGATGTACTAACATGAATTTATCTATTTATCCACCACCGGATTTAGCAATTGAGGCGGATGTTACATCAATTACTACTCTAAATGCTTATATAGCTATAGCTGTGCCGGAAGTGTGGATTTACAAAGATCGGCAACTGACAATTAATATTCTTAACGATAACAGCTATATTCCGTCCTCTAATAGTCTAGTTTTTCCCGATTTACCTGTAACTCAACTTATTCCCCAACTGGTGATTAAAGCTATTGATGAGGGAACAAGTAGAATGCTGAGAGAGTTGAAAGCTGAGATAAGAGAAGGATCGTAG
- a CDS encoding pseudouridine synthase, with translation MYGSFWQVDPLVCGDNLTKQSFLVDSKISYWYEGFCPQSGALLRLPRTPLVETIANELMQHLASDELYSREGKMYGVLLGETKFGQQQVIKAFSGLLNGNSTVEGWVTPIPKCDRLFLAESHTLAKLEALKQELIALQCLPVFQEYELLVKEFEKKSHELTLLHNERKLERQQQRQKLDLEALEQLNEQSRRDGIERKLFKRERDAVLQPFKAQIETFYSRKLELKQQRKALSRQLQAQMHENFWLTNFAGESLPLTDLMPEGIPTGTGECCAPKLLHYAATIGLKPLAIAEFWWGNSSTDKVQGQFYGACAERCQPLMGFLLSGLSQQSVTVNPTPLTILYEDEWLVAVNKPPKLLSVPGRSSTLQDSVAGRLGLATVHRLDYETSGILLLARDRPTHRHLSIQFQQRKVHKVYEAILARVVSSTSGTINLPLWGDPNNRPYQKVDFTHGKPSLTQYQVLNTTDGYSRIEFLPLTGRSHQLRVHCADKQGLGVPILGDLLYGCTEAKRLHLHARELCFQHPKSGETICLQTEMPF, from the coding sequence GTGTACGGGAGCTTTTGGCAAGTAGATCCTCTTGTCTGTGGTGACAACTTGACTAAACAAAGTTTCCTTGTTGACTCGAAAATTAGTTATTGGTATGAAGGTTTTTGTCCTCAAAGTGGCGCATTACTCAGATTACCTCGCACTCCTTTAGTAGAAACCATTGCTAACGAACTAATGCAGCACCTCGCTAGTGATGAACTTTATTCCCGTGAAGGTAAAATGTATGGCGTACTTTTGGGCGAAACTAAGTTTGGACAGCAGCAGGTAATTAAGGCTTTTTCTGGACTTCTAAATGGTAATAGTACGGTGGAAGGCTGGGTTACTCCTATTCCAAAATGCGATCGCCTGTTTTTAGCAGAATCCCATACTCTAGCTAAATTAGAAGCATTGAAGCAAGAACTAATTGCTTTACAATGTCTTCCTGTCTTCCAAGAATACGAACTATTAGTAAAAGAATTTGAAAAAAAGTCTCACGAACTTACTTTACTGCACAACGAGCGTAAACTAGAGCGCCAACAGCAACGCCAAAAGCTCGATCTTGAAGCCTTAGAACAATTAAACGAACAAAGCCGCAGAGATGGGATCGAACGCAAGCTCTTTAAACGCGAACGAGATGCCGTTTTACAGCCCTTCAAAGCTCAAATCGAAACTTTCTACTCTCGAAAGCTTGAATTAAAACAACAGCGCAAAGCCTTGTCTCGTCAGCTTCAAGCCCAGATGCACGAAAATTTTTGGTTAACTAATTTTGCTGGGGAATCTCTACCGCTAACCGATTTAATGCCTGAAGGTATCCCAACGGGTACAGGAGAATGTTGCGCCCCCAAGTTACTCCACTATGCTGCAACTATTGGGCTTAAACCTCTAGCGATCGCAGAGTTTTGGTGGGGTAACTCCTCAACCGATAAAGTCCAAGGTCAATTCTATGGTGCTTGTGCGGAGCGCTGTCAGCCGTTAATGGGCTTTTTGCTATCGGGTTTGTCACAACAATCTGTAACCGTAAATCCTACACCGCTAACTATTTTGTATGAGGATGAGTGGCTAGTTGCTGTCAATAAACCGCCAAAATTGCTATCTGTACCCGGACGTTCTAGCACCTTGCAAGATAGCGTTGCTGGGCGTTTGGGGCTGGCTACGGTGCATAGATTGGACTACGAAACATCGGGTATTCTTTTACTAGCACGCGATCGCCCAACTCATCGCCACCTTAGTATCCAGTTTCAACAACGAAAAGTCCATAAGGTTTACGAAGCTATACTTGCAAGGGTTGTAAGTAGTACCAGTGGAACAATTAATTTGCCGCTTTGGGGAGATCCAAATAATCGCCCTTATCAAAAAGTTGACTTTACACACGGTAAACCGAGCCTAACTCAATACCAGGTTTTAAATACTACTGACGGTTACTCGCGTATAGAGTTTCTGCCATTAACCGGACGTAGCCATCAACTCCGCGTCCATTGCGCCGATAAGCAAGGTTTGGGCGTACCAATATTAGGCGATTTGTTGTATGGTTGCACTGAGGCTAAACGCTTGCATTTACACGCTAGAGAGCTTTGTTTTCAGCATCCTAAGTCAGGGGAAACTATTTGTTTGCAAACCGAAATGCCCTTTTAA
- a CDS encoding cysteine desulfurase family protein has translation MQIYLDYSATTPPRTEANEAMQTVCTSLWGNPSSLHEWGGRAATVLEKARMQVASLLNAANSESIIFTSGGTEADNLAIMGVARNYTSPQHIIISSVEHSAVTEPAKLLQQWGWDVTYLPVDATGRINPLDLQAALQPNTVLVSVIYGQSEVGTIQPIETLGNIARNHGALFHTDAVQVAGRLPLDVQKLPVDLLSLSSHKIYGSQGAGALYVRPGVQLVPLLCGGGQELKLRSGTQALPAIASFGIAAELAAKEMPTETARLISLREQLFDSLADTPSLIPTGDRLYRLPHHVSFYLATADGENVTGKTIVRQLNLAGIAISAGSACHSGKLSPSPVLLAMGFSETVAKSGIRLTLGRETTAADIDWTAIALKQVLQRLNPVKFAVSY, from the coding sequence ATGCAAATTTATCTAGACTACAGCGCTACAACACCACCACGGACTGAAGCTAACGAGGCTATGCAAACCGTTTGTACTTCTTTGTGGGGGAATCCTTCTAGCTTGCATGAGTGGGGAGGAAGGGCAGCAACAGTATTAGAAAAAGCTAGGATGCAGGTAGCTTCTTTACTAAATGCCGCAAATTCCGAATCAATTATTTTTACTTCTGGCGGTACAGAGGCGGATAACTTAGCAATTATGGGTGTTGCTCGTAATTACACATCGCCTCAACACATAATTATCTCCAGTGTGGAACATTCCGCCGTTACCGAACCCGCCAAACTATTGCAACAGTGGGGTTGGGATGTAACTTATTTACCTGTAGATGCTACCGGGCGAATTAATCCTTTAGACTTGCAAGCTGCTTTGCAACCCAATACTGTGTTAGTTTCGGTCATTTACGGACAAAGCGAAGTTGGGACAATTCAACCGATTGAAACTTTGGGCAATATTGCGCGAAATCACGGCGCTTTATTTCATACCGATGCGGTACAAGTAGCGGGACGTTTGCCCCTAGACGTGCAAAAACTGCCTGTAGACTTGCTTTCTCTTTCTAGCCACAAAATCTATGGTTCGCAAGGTGCGGGGGCGCTTTACGTTCGTCCAGGGGTGCAATTAGTGCCTTTATTGTGCGGTGGGGGGCAAGAATTAAAATTGCGATCGGGAACTCAAGCTTTGCCGGCGATCGCCTCTTTTGGCATAGCTGCCGAGTTAGCAGCTAAAGAAATGCCTACAGAAACCGCTCGTTTGATTAGTTTACGCGAACAGTTGTTTGACTCTTTAGCCGATACGCCGAGTTTAATTCCTACAGGCGATCGCCTTTATCGTTTGCCTCATCATGTTAGTTTTTATTTGGCTACGGCAGACGGTGAAAATGTTACGGGTAAAACTATTGTCCGTCAGCTAAATTTAGCTGGAATCGCTATTAGTGCGGGGTCAGCTTGTCATAGTGGTAAACTTTCCCCTAGTCCCGTACTTTTGGCAATGGGGTTTTCTGAAACTGTTGCAAAATCAGGTATTCGTCTAACGTTGGGACGGGAAACTACTGCTGCTGATATCGATTGGACGGCGATCGCACTAAAACAAGTATTACAACGCTTGAACCCGGTAAAATTTGCTGTAAGTTATTAA
- a CDS encoding tryptophan-rich sensory protein gives MKASTAKSSLGIAIATLIAILTTLTINVLSNFFPLQGANIGKISNTILQGVQITPANYAFAIWGLIYIGLIAYGVYQLRPNQRQDPTIQRVNTLLIVACIAQIVWVYLFTTKLFWLSVVAMLVILLALISAYLQLGVGKVRVMRDRQWLAHIPFSIYLGWISVASIVNIASALYISNWDGWGINGTYWTAIMLVIATVIAAIVAMQRADIAFTCVFIWAYIAIAIRQVDNPIIWITAVVGAIALGSLLVFSRNKPVKSIVD, from the coding sequence ATGAAAGCATCTACAGCAAAATCTAGTTTGGGAATAGCGATCGCAACTCTAATCGCCATCTTAACAACTCTAACTATAAATGTTCTCTCGAATTTTTTTCCACTTCAAGGCGCAAATATCGGCAAGATTTCCAATACTATTTTGCAGGGAGTGCAGATTACGCCAGCAAATTATGCTTTTGCAATTTGGGGCTTAATTTATATAGGTTTGATTGCTTATGGCGTTTATCAACTTAGACCAAATCAGCGCCAAGATCCAACGATACAGCGTGTTAATACATTGCTAATTGTGGCTTGTATCGCTCAAATAGTTTGGGTATATCTGTTTACAACCAAGTTATTTTGGCTTTCGGTTGTTGCAATGCTGGTAATTCTTCTAGCTTTGATTAGCGCTTATTTGCAATTGGGAGTCGGAAAAGTTAGGGTAATGCGCGATCGCCAATGGCTTGCACATATACCTTTTAGTATTTATCTAGGCTGGATTTCTGTAGCTTCAATTGTCAACATTGCTTCTGCTTTGTATATTTCTAACTGGGATGGTTGGGGGATTAACGGTACTTACTGGACGGCAATCATGTTAGTAATAGCTACAGTAATTGCGGCAATTGTGGCGATGCAGAGAGCAGATATAGCCTTTACTTGCGTATTTATTTGGGCATATATAGCGATCGCAATTCGTCAAGTAGACAATCCTATTATTTGGATTACGGCGGTAGTAGGGGCGATCGCGCTGGGAAGCTTGTTAGTATTTAGCAGAAATAAGCCCGTCAAATCTATCGTTGATTAA
- a CDS encoding type II toxin-antitoxin system HicA family toxin, with the protein MKSISGKQLCKLVKQKGWILRSINGSHHIYVNPELEGILTIPVHRNQDLKIGTLKALMNKAQLSEEDLL; encoded by the coding sequence ATGAAATCTATTTCTGGCAAGCAATTATGTAAGCTAGTAAAACAAAAAGGGTGGATTTTACGAAGCATTAATGGCAGTCATCATATCTACGTAAACCCTGAATTAGAGGGAATTTTGACAATTCCTGTTCACCGTAATCAAGATTTAAAGATTGGAACTCTGAAAGCCTTAATGAACAAAGCCCAGTTATCTGAAGAAGATTTACTTTAA
- a CDS encoding DUF1995 family protein: MSELPKTLGEAVSQARIATQNAIADGLNRLQVEILLPELNPMPVAERFLSDEEGISHNFNKIFFPDAGAAALARRDWGEVPFELLDISTKRVSVEEQIQPEDEAILCIAPTAQEVLQIEKLCNAMGDRPVVLLNPRLEDVSIVGIGYAGRQLRDRFLKNIQSCYYLRPLEEGTLFRCYPGLWQVWCETTDGYELIKELPNKPVGDDLDLIFAGGSVTQTEDSPKPKKLSIFAGMQRFMKALSR, from the coding sequence ATGTCAGAATTACCTAAAACCCTCGGTGAAGCAGTCTCTCAAGCCCGCATTGCTACCCAAAATGCGATCGCAGATGGTTTGAATCGGCTGCAAGTAGAAATTTTGTTACCCGAACTCAATCCGATGCCTGTAGCAGAACGTTTTTTGAGCGACGAGGAAGGAATTAGTCATAATTTTAATAAGATATTTTTTCCCGATGCTGGTGCGGCGGCTTTGGCTCGTCGTGACTGGGGAGAAGTCCCTTTTGAGCTATTAGACATTAGTACCAAAAGAGTGTCGGTAGAGGAGCAAATACAGCCGGAAGATGAGGCGATTTTATGTATTGCACCTACCGCTCAAGAGGTGTTGCAAATAGAAAAGTTGTGTAATGCTATGGGGGATCGCCCAGTTGTTTTACTCAATCCTCGGCTGGAAGATGTTTCTATTGTGGGGATTGGTTACGCGGGTAGACAGTTGCGCGATCGCTTTTTGAAAAATATTCAATCTTGCTACTATTTGCGCCCCTTGGAAGAAGGTACTTTGTTTCGCTGCTATCCGGGTTTGTGGCAAGTTTGGTGCGAAACTACTGATGGTTACGAGCTAATTAAAGAATTGCCCAATAAACCTGTAGGCGACGATCTCGATCTCATCTTTGCGGGGGGATCTGTTACTCAAACTGAGGATTCGCCTAAGCCTAAAAAGTTGAGTATTTTTGCTGGGATGCAGAGATTTATGAAAGCCTTAAGCCGTTAG
- a CDS encoding IS630 family transposase (programmed frameshift), with product MPAPYSEDLRQKAIAAVERGERKSDVSRMLHISRNTLDLWLKRKEQTGNCQAITHYQQGNRHKISDWQRFREFAKQHGGKTQGQMAVLWGEGVSQQNISDALRKLGSSRKKTYGYRERDELKRQGFQEQLQTLSAAQIIYVDEAGIDNRDDYPYGYCEVGQRFYALKPGKRTERVSWIAALRQGKVFAPMTFVGSCNRNLFEMWLEQCLIPQLRPGDVIVIDNASFHHSQAIDEIVAEAGCELWYLPPYSPDLNKIEHWWFVLKNWMRQRWNEFDNFHDCVDAAFKHCPNVFP from the exons ATGCCCGCCCCTTACAGTGAAGACCTGCGCCAAAAGGCGATTGCAGCAGTTGAGAGAGGAGAACGCAAAAGTGATGTGAGCCGGATGTTGCACATTAGTCGCAACACACTCGACCTATGGCTGAAGCGCAAGGAACAAACTGGCAACTGTCAAGCGATTACTCACTATCAACAGGGAAATCGACATAAAATCAGTGATTGGCAGAGGTTTCGTGAATTTGCGAAGCAACATGGAGGCAAGACTCAAGGGCAAATGGCTGTGTTGTGGGGCGAAGGGGTGAGTCAGCAGAACATCAGTGATGCCTTGCGTAAGCTTGGCTCAAGTCGA AAAAAAACCTATGGATACCGAGAGCGGGATGAGTTAAAACGTCAAGGATTTCAGGAGCAACTACAGACCTTATCTGCTGCTCAAATCATCTATGTTGATGAAGCAGGGATTGACAACCGAGATGACTATCCCTATGGTTATTGTGAGGTTGGACAACGCTTCTATGCTCTCAAACCTGGTAAGCGTACTGAGCGTGTCAGTTGGATCGCAGCACTACGCCAAGGGAAAGTGTTTGCACCAATGACATTTGTGGGTTCCTGTAACCGTAACTTATTCGAGATGTGGTTAGAGCAGTGTCTTATCCCTCAATTGCGACCAGGTGATGTTATCGTCATTGACAATGCAAGTTTTCATCACTCCCAGGCAATTGACGAGATTGTAGCAGAGGCGGGATGTGAGTTATGGTATCTTCCCCCCTATTCTCCAGACTTGAACAAGATCGAACATTGGTGGTTTGTACTCAAGAACTGGATGCGGCAGCGGTGGAACGAATTTGACAACTTTCATGATTGTGTAGATGCCGCCTTTAAACACTGTCCTAACGTGTTCCCGTAG
- a CDS encoding phospholipase D-like domain-containing protein produces MNFRQLFSTLFPFLLVGCLGVHSEQKLISLPQDPLVQVYFNHTESSQYQESLRQQQRKGDDLEQQIIEAISTSKSSVDVAVQELRLPKIAQALGERQKAGVKVRVILENTYNYSLGESQPGKTAREAAKYDELRKLSDRNQDGKISVQEAQQGDALLILRNAKVPVIDDTADGSKGSDLMHHKFIVVDDRTIIVTSANFTSSDIHGDLTNPDSTGNANNLVKIDSPELAAIFTQEFNLMWNGDRAFGLKKPFRPPQQVQVGNITIDVQFSPTSSTSPFRQSTNGLIAKTLSTSSQSVDLALFVFSDQNIANTLEQQSLHNVKIRAVIEPDFIYRPYSEALDMMGVSLSNKCKYEANNHPWLQPITTVGVPQLFKGDLLHHKFAVIDKSTVITGSHNWSESANTSNDENLLVIHSLTVAAHYQQEFERLYSNAQLGVSERLQQKIQKAQKQCVKG; encoded by the coding sequence ATGAATTTTAGACAGCTTTTTTCTACACTTTTTCCGTTTTTACTTGTTGGATGTCTTGGGGTACATTCCGAGCAAAAACTGATCTCTTTACCTCAAGATCCTTTAGTGCAGGTGTACTTTAATCATACCGAGTCTTCCCAATATCAAGAATCTCTACGCCAACAGCAAAGAAAGGGAGACGATTTAGAGCAACAAATTATTGAGGCAATTTCTACAAGTAAATCTAGCGTAGATGTTGCAGTGCAAGAATTGCGTTTGCCAAAAATTGCTCAAGCGTTAGGAGAAAGACAAAAAGCTGGGGTAAAAGTGCGGGTAATTTTGGAAAATACTTACAATTACTCTTTGGGAGAATCTCAGCCAGGAAAAACCGCACGGGAAGCCGCCAAGTACGACGAATTACGGAAATTAAGCGATCGCAATCAAGACGGTAAAATCAGCGTCCAAGAAGCCCAACAAGGGGACGCGCTCTTAATTCTCCGCAATGCCAAAGTACCTGTAATTGATGATACGGCGGATGGTTCAAAAGGTAGCGATTTGATGCACCACAAATTTATAGTTGTAGACGATCGCACAATAATTGTAACTTCGGCTAATTTTACCAGTAGCGACATTCACGGCGACCTTACAAACCCTGACAGTACAGGCAATGCCAATAATTTAGTAAAAATTGATAGTCCCGAATTAGCCGCTATATTTACTCAAGAATTTAACTTAATGTGGAATGGCGATCGCGCTTTTGGTCTAAAAAAGCCTTTTCGTCCTCCTCAACAAGTCCAAGTAGGTAATATAACTATTGACGTGCAGTTTTCGCCAACTTCTTCAACTTCGCCATTTCGTCAAAGCACCAATGGTTTAATTGCTAAAACTCTCAGTACCTCTAGCCAATCGGTAGATTTAGCCTTATTTGTATTTTCCGATCAAAATATTGCCAATACTTTAGAGCAACAAAGCCTTCATAATGTCAAAATTCGCGCCGTAATCGAGCCAGATTTTATTTATCGCCCGTATAGCGAAGCGCTAGACATGATGGGAGTTAGCCTAAGTAACAAGTGTAAATACGAAGCAAATAACCATCCTTGGCTACAACCAATTACAACTGTAGGTGTACCCCAATTATTCAAGGGCGATTTATTGCATCACAAATTTGCAGTTATAGATAAAAGCACGGTAATTACTGGCTCTCACAATTGGTCAGAATCCGCCAATACTAGCAATGATGAAAATTTATTAGTTATTCATAGTCTCACCGTTGCAGCCCATTATCAGCAAGAGTTTGAGCGGTTGTATAGTAATGCTCAATTAGGCGTATCAGAGCGTTTACAGCAAAAAATTCAAAAAGCGCAAAAACAGTGTGTTAAAGGCTGA